Proteins co-encoded in one candidate division WOR-3 bacterium genomic window:
- a CDS encoding glycosyltransferase family 4 protein, with translation MKVLVLTTTFPRYKNDTTPSFVLELSKEIKNKGFEVIVLAPHHKNSKFFEELDGVKVYRFPYFFPLNLQKLCYEGGIMRNIKKSFLAKLQVPFFFISYFYFTYRLIKKLKINIIHSHWIIPSGLIGSFFKKFLKIKHITTAHAIDVYTIEKLPFRKILTEFIYNNSDYIICVSNILKEKILKILNKKSPSEKEKIFVKPMGMKISFVKDKKIKKEKFKILFLGRFVEKKGIKYLLYALQKVINIYKDVILNLGGTGPLEIELKKLVKELNLENYVNFLGWVERERIPKILNESDLLVVPSIITEEGDTEGLPTVILEAMGAGVPVIASDVGGIRDVIENGVNGLIVPPGDVESLKKAIITIIEDENLREKFIREGINLAQNYDWEKIGNFYVSLFKK, from the coding sequence ATGAAAGTTCTTGTTTTAACAACAACTTTTCCAAGGTACAAAAATGATACTACACCTTCATTTGTACTTGAATTATCAAAAGAAATAAAAAATAAAGGATTTGAAGTTATAGTTTTAGCACCTCATCATAAAAATTCAAAGTTTTTTGAAGAGTTAGATGGTGTGAAAGTTTATAGATTTCCTTATTTTTTCCCTTTAAATTTACAGAAATTATGTTATGAGGGTGGAATTATGAGAAATATCAAAAAAAGCTTTCTTGCAAAATTGCAGGTTCCCTTTTTTTTTATCTCCTACTTTTATTTTACCTACAGATTAATAAAAAAATTAAAAATAAATATCATTCATTCTCATTGGATAATTCCGAGTGGTTTAATAGGTTCTTTTTTCAAAAAGTTTCTTAAAATTAAGCATATAACAACTGCACATGCCATTGATGTTTATACAATAGAAAAACTCCCTTTTAGAAAAATTTTAACAGAATTTATTTACAATAACTCTGATTATATAATTTGTGTAAGTAACATATTAAAAGAAAAAATTTTAAAAATTTTAAATAAAAAGAGTCCTTCAGAAAAAGAAAAAATTTTTGTAAAACCCATGGGTATGAAAATTTCTTTTGTTAAAGATAAAAAAATTAAAAAAGAAAAATTCAAAATTCTTTTTTTAGGAAGATTTGTTGAAAAAAAGGGAATTAAATATCTCCTTTATGCATTACAAAAAGTAATAAATATTTATAAAGATGTAATACTAAATCTTGGAGGAACAGGTCCCTTAGAAATAGAGTTAAAAAAATTGGTAAAAGAACTAAATTTAGAAAATTATGTAAATTTCTTAGGCTGGGTTGAAAGGGAGAGAATTCCGAAAATTTTAAATGAATCTGATCTTCTTGTAGTTCCCTCAATTATTACAGAGGAAGGTGATACAGAAGGACTTCCAACAGTTATATTAGAAGCAATGGGTGCAGGTGTTCCTGTTATAGCAAGTGATGTAGGTGGAATAAGAGATGTAATAGAAAATGGTGTAAATGGGTTAATTGTTCCACCAGGAGATGTTGAGTCTCTTAAAAAAGCTATTATAACAATAATTGAAGATGAAAATTTAAGAGAAAAATTTATAAGGGAGGGAATAAACTTAGCACAGAATTACGACTGGGAAAAAATAGGAAATTTTTATGTTTCACTTTTTAAAAAATAA
- the ftsZ gene encoding cell division protein FtsZ has translation MIKLNESSIKPIRIKVLGIGGGGSNAVRYMTEKGVENVELIVANTDVQALNRIPVNIKIQLGKNITKGQGAGGDPEIGKKAAEESIEEIRNILKDADMIFLAAGLGGGTGSGGIPVIAKLCKEELNVLTTAVVTLPFLMEGPLRQRKALQALNELKNYVNSYIVIPNERLLKNGNENLPLKEAFKKVDEVLFQAVKGIVNVIQKPQYVNVDFADIKTVLKYGGKAVMGIGIAEGENRAKNAAREAIFSPLIDTEGVKHAKGVLLNIVGGNDLTIREINEVMDFVMNEVDSENTEIITGLDYSEEMEGKIEITLIASGISDTSEKREPNFHPFKDLNFTKFDENGNDEEPAILRRRGPSLNKEKIYYFDREKKEETEEI, from the coding sequence ATGATAAAATTAAATGAAAGCTCAATAAAGCCAATAAGAATAAAAGTTTTAGGTATAGGTGGCGGTGGATCCAATGCTGTGAGATATATGACAGAAAAAGGAGTTGAAAATGTGGAACTTATAGTTGCAAATACAGATGTCCAGGCTTTAAATAGAATACCTGTAAATATAAAAATTCAACTGGGAAAAAATATAACCAAAGGACAAGGAGCTGGTGGTGATCCTGAGATAGGAAAAAAAGCAGCAGAAGAATCCATTGAAGAAATCAGAAACATACTTAAGGATGCAGATATGATATTCCTTGCAGCAGGTCTTGGAGGAGGAACAGGTAGCGGAGGAATCCCTGTAATAGCTAAACTCTGTAAAGAAGAACTCAATGTTCTCACTACGGCGGTTGTTACTCTACCCTTTTTGATGGAAGGACCATTAAGACAAAGAAAAGCTCTACAAGCTTTAAATGAACTTAAAAATTATGTTAATTCCTATATTGTAATCCCAAATGAGAGATTATTAAAAAATGGAAACGAAAACCTGCCTTTGAAAGAAGCCTTTAAAAAGGTTGACGAAGTCCTTTTTCAAGCTGTTAAAGGAATAGTTAATGTTATTCAGAAACCCCAGTATGTAAATGTTGACTTTGCTGATATAAAAACTGTTTTAAAATATGGAGGTAAAGCTGTCATGGGAATTGGGATTGCTGAAGGAGAAAACAGAGCTAAAAATGCTGCAAGAGAGGCAATCTTTTCTCCTCTCATTGATACAGAAGGAGTTAAACACGCAAAGGGAGTTCTTTTAAATATAGTTGGAGGAAACGATTTAACCATAAGAGAAATTAATGAAGTTATGGACTTTGTAATGAATGAAGTAGATTCAGAGAACACAGAAATCATAACAGGTCTTGACTACAGTGAGGAAATGGAGGGTAAGATAGAAATTACATTAATTGCTTCGGGAATTTCAGATACTTCAGAAAAAAGAGAACCTAATTTTCATCCTTTTAAGGACTTGAATTTCACAAAATTTGATGAAAATGGAAATGATGAAGAACCTGCAATCCTTAGAAGGAGGGGACCTTCTTTAAATAAAGAAAAAATTTATTATTTTGATAGAGAAAAAAAGGAGGAAACTGAAGAAATTTAA
- the ftsA gene encoding cell division protein FtsA — translation MEGKRIVSVDLGTSKVISVFGIPENGSIKIEGYSPKIDSRGIESGVIQNIEKVSNSLREAVEQAFRLKGDVPKKRTKIILTINGSYIESEIVKGFVPVKDPDGEIDESDRIRVINTAVQRSNTSEKSIIYVHPNEYTIDDQKGIKEPVGMMGTKLEVETFILKAKKNILDTLRKVAWKSNFEIENFVFSPIASSYAVLEEEEINQGVFLMDIGMGTVDIAVWNKGSLIYADSFPIGGKYIINDLIKILRITSKKAKELLELFSNVYEEKDNNMEIEVEGIGERPSKKIKISFVKETIFARIEEIFERVKWYVEKVIEIEKLPAGIVLVGGIAKLKGITEVAENFFNVPCIVGKPKNFRGLSTDIITDPSYTAALGALKIGYILRTSGYSSLSRKIKKGFSISQIFRNIKYFFENF, via the coding sequence ATGGAGGGAAAGAGAATTGTTAGTGTTGATTTAGGGACTTCAAAGGTTATCTCTGTATTTGGAATCCCTGAAAATGGAAGTATAAAAATAGAGGGTTATTCACCCAAAATAGATTCTCGGGGAATTGAATCAGGTGTGATTCAGAATATTGAAAAAGTTTCAAACTCATTAAGAGAAGCAGTTGAACAGGCTTTTAGATTAAAAGGTGATGTTCCAAAAAAGAGAACAAAAATAATTTTAACTATAAACGGAAGCTATATTGAAAGTGAAATTGTAAAGGGATTTGTCCCTGTCAAAGATCCTGATGGGGAAATTGACGAAAGTGATAGAATAAGGGTAATAAATACAGCAGTTCAAAGATCAAATACTTCGGAAAAATCAATTATTTATGTTCATCCTAATGAATATACTATTGATGACCAGAAGGGTATAAAAGAACCAGTAGGAATGATGGGAACAAAACTTGAGGTAGAAACATTTATTTTAAAAGCAAAGAAAAATATACTTGATACATTAAGAAAGGTGGCATGGAAATCAAATTTTGAAATAGAAAATTTTGTTTTTTCACCAATTGCTTCTTCCTATGCTGTTCTTGAAGAAGAGGAAATAAATCAAGGTGTCTTTTTGATGGATATTGGAATGGGAACTGTGGATATTGCAGTATGGAATAAGGGTTCTTTAATTTATGCTGACTCTTTTCCAATAGGTGGTAAATACATTATCAATGACCTTATAAAAATTTTACGAATAACAAGTAAAAAGGCAAAAGAATTACTTGAACTTTTCAGTAACGTATATGAGGAAAAAGATAATAACATGGAAATAGAAGTTGAAGGAATTGGAGAAAGACCTTCCAAGAAAATTAAGATTTCATTTGTTAAAGAAACAATATTTGCAAGAATTGAAGAAATATTTGAAAGGGTAAAATGGTATGTTGAAAAAGTAATTGAAATAGAAAAATTACCAGCAGGAATTGTGCTTGTAGGTGGAATTGCAAAATTAAAAGGGATAACTGAAGTTGCAGAGAATTTTTTCAATGTTCCCTGCATTGTTGGTAAACCAAAAAATTTTAGAGGACTTTCAACTGATATAATAACGGACCCTTCATATACAGCAGCTCTCGGTGCCTTGAAAATTGGCTACATTTTAAGAACATCTGGTTATAGTTCGCTTTCAAGAAAAATAAAAAAGGGATTTTCAATTTCACAAATTTTCAGGAATATAAAGTACTTTTTTGAAAACTTTTGA
- the murB gene encoding UDP-N-acetylmuramate dehydrogenase, with the protein MIVLTNKKFIKRNINLKNKNTLRISSTASFYAEPRNIDEIFDALEFAEKRGLKTLFIGGGSNILLPDGVFDVLVISTSSLKEFIYTDDGVIADAGVKFSELIKSLSEKGLGGLEFIAGIPATVGGAIYMNLGSMGKEISQYLKEVFVYENGFLKKLKREEIEFSYRKGYTKGIIISAYFKLEKKDKKVIKEEIISILNKKRETQPLEYPSAGCVFKNPSKEQPAGKLIELAGLKGLRIGGAEVSRKHANFIINVNNAKSSDIKEIIKIVQEKVYEKFGIKLKRELIYAEEILNER; encoded by the coding sequence ATGATAGTATTAACTAATAAAAAATTTATAAAAAGAAATATAAATTTAAAAAACAAAAATACTTTAAGGATTAGCTCAACAGCTTCTTTTTATGCTGAACCGCGCAATATAGATGAAATTTTTGATGCCCTTGAATTTGCTGAAAAAAGAGGATTAAAAACTCTCTTTATTGGAGGAGGCTCAAATATTCTACTACCTGACGGTGTTTTCGATGTCCTTGTTATTTCAACTTCCAGTTTAAAAGAATTTATATACACTGATGACGGAGTAATTGCTGATGCAGGGGTTAAGTTTTCAGAACTGATCAAAAGTCTATCGGAAAAGGGATTAGGTGGACTTGAATTTATCGCAGGAATACCTGCTACTGTCGGAGGAGCAATTTATATGAACTTGGGAAGCATGGGAAAAGAAATATCACAATATTTAAAAGAAGTATTTGTTTATGAAAATGGATTCTTAAAAAAATTAAAAAGGGAAGAAATTGAATTTTCTTACAGGAAAGGTTATACAAAGGGAATTATAATAAGTGCCTATTTCAAACTGGAAAAAAAAGATAAAAAAGTAATAAAAGAAGAAATTATATCAATTTTAAATAAAAAGAGGGAAACTCAACCTCTTGAATATCCTTCAGCAGGATGTGTTTTCAAGAATCCATCAAAAGAGCAACCTGCTGGAAAATTGATTGAGCTTGCAGGTTTAAAGGGTTTAAGAATTGGAGGTGCTGAAGTTTCAAGAAAACATGCCAACTTTATCATAAATGTAAACAATGCTAAATCTTCCGATATAAAGGAAATTATAAAAATTGTGCAGGAAAAAGTTTACGAAAAATTTGGAATAAAACTAAAAAGAGAACTTATATATGCAGAGGAAATTTTAAATGAGAGGTAA
- the murC gene encoding UDP-N-acetylmuramate--L-alanine ligase: protein MLFVYTGIKKIHFVGIGGSGMSGMAEILKHMGFEITGSDIRKSETTKRLEVLGIKVFYKHSKENIKDQDLVVYSSAISMDNIEIKEAKKRGIPVIRRAEMLAELTKIKFSICITGAHGKSTTTTMISNLLKNAGLEPTTIVGGIIRGMDTGGIFGWGQFLVTEADESDRSFLHLFPSIGVITNIDKEHLDTYKTMKALKEAFKEFMLKVPFYGGIVYCGDDKNLRKIAEGVERKKISYGFKKFNDIYAYNINLKETRSEFEVKVKGENIGKFELNIPGMHNILNSLAAIGVSYLLKIPFYITKKTLMEFKGVKRRFEFKGIKKGIGLIDDYAHHPTEIKEFLRTAKNFWKNGRILVVFQPHRYTRTKILWKEIAESLSLADIVIVLPIYTAGEKKIKGVTHKLILRELKKYSNSVYDGEKNLKEKILNIVKEGDLICSVGAGNVYKIVEEIYDSIN, encoded by the coding sequence ATGTTATTCGTCTATACAGGAATAAAAAAGATCCATTTCGTTGGAATAGGTGGCTCAGGGATGTCAGGGATGGCTGAAATTTTAAAACATATGGGTTTTGAAATAACAGGAAGTGATATAAGAAAAAGTGAAACTACAAAGAGACTTGAAGTTCTCGGAATAAAAGTATTTTACAAACACAGTAAGGAAAATATAAAGGATCAGGATCTCGTTGTTTATTCCAGTGCAATTTCTATGGATAATATTGAAATTAAAGAAGCTAAAAAAAGAGGAATTCCAGTAATAAGAAGAGCAGAGATGCTTGCTGAACTCACAAAAATCAAATTCTCAATATGTATAACAGGAGCACATGGAAAATCAACTACAACAACAATGATCTCTAATCTACTTAAAAATGCAGGTCTTGAACCAACAACAATTGTTGGTGGAATAATAAGAGGTATGGATACAGGTGGAATATTTGGATGGGGACAATTTCTTGTAACAGAAGCAGATGAATCGGACAGATCATTTCTTCATCTCTTTCCAAGTATAGGAGTGATAACAAATATTGATAAGGAACATCTTGATACCTATAAAACAATGAAAGCCTTAAAGGAAGCCTTTAAAGAATTTATGTTAAAAGTCCCCTTTTATGGTGGTATAGTTTATTGTGGTGATGACAAAAACTTAAGAAAAATTGCAGAGGGAGTAGAAAGAAAAAAAATAAGTTATGGTTTTAAAAAATTTAATGATATCTATGCTTACAACATAAATTTAAAGGAAACGAGAAGTGAATTTGAAGTAAAAGTAAAAGGAGAAAATATTGGAAAATTTGAGCTTAATATACCTGGAATGCACAACATTTTGAACTCTCTTGCAGCAATTGGTGTTTCCTACTTACTTAAAATTCCTTTTTACATAACAAAAAAAACTTTAATGGAATTTAAAGGTGTAAAAAGGAGATTTGAATTTAAAGGTATAAAAAAGGGAATTGGTCTTATAGACGATTATGCACATCATCCAACAGAAATAAAAGAATTTTTAAGGACAGCAAAAAACTTTTGGAAAAATGGAAGAATCCTTGTAGTCTTTCAACCACATAGATACACAAGAACAAAAATATTATGGAAGGAAATTGCGGAAAGTTTAAGTCTTGCAGATATTGTAATAGTTTTACCAATTTATACTGCAGGTGAAAAGAAAATAAAAGGAGTAACTCATAAACTCATACTTAGGGAACTCAAAAAATATTCAAATTCTGTTTATGATGGAGAAAAGAATCTGAAAGAAAAAATTTTAAATATAGTGAAAGAAGGGGATCTTATATGTTCTGTTGGTGCAGGCAATGTTTACAAAATCGTGGAGGAGATATATGATAGTATTAACTAA
- a CDS encoding UDP-N-acetylglucosamine--N-acetylmuramyl-(pentapeptide) pyrophosphoryl-undecaprenol N-acetylglucosamine transferase — protein MVKVFIITGGTGGHIFPALEVKKFLESLNFKTYLLVSLKDNIDFNINYDFKFDSAPFKGQNFKKIFLNIFKILKGTFQSFLFTLKINPHMIFIFGSYASFPFFIPSLIMRKKIFVFEQNSIPGVVTKIFSKFSKKIFVSFKETEKFLRKKCILLSNPVRNLKLIPREKARRILNIPLDKRTILFLGGSQGAKKLIELSYKYSEITADTILTLAGKFYEEYKEKLKRENFYLFPFRNDMENFYSACDVVVSRSGAGAVFEILKIKKKAIFIPFPYAVDNHQYYNALFAKRYGTFKILIEEKMDPFILKKEIDEIFKEKENFKELPDWRKILKREIKSCYSSIQE, from the coding sequence ATGGTCAAGGTATTCATAATAACAGGTGGAACCGGTGGTCACATTTTTCCTGCACTGGAAGTAAAAAAATTCCTTGAAAGTTTAAATTTCAAAACTTATTTATTAGTTTCCTTGAAGGATAATATAGATTTTAATATAAATTATGATTTTAAATTTGATTCAGCACCTTTTAAAGGTCAAAACTTTAAAAAAATTTTTTTAAACATTTTTAAGATTTTAAAGGGAACTTTTCAGAGTTTTTTGTTCACTTTGAAAATTAACCCTCATATGATATTTATTTTCGGAAGTTATGCTTCCTTTCCTTTTTTTATCCCTTCACTTATTATGAGAAAAAAAATATTTGTTTTTGAACAGAATTCAATACCCGGGGTTGTTACAAAAATTTTCAGTAAATTTTCTAAAAAAATTTTTGTGAGTTTTAAAGAAACAGAAAAATTCTTAAGAAAAAAATGTATTTTACTTTCTAATCCCGTTAGAAATTTAAAATTAATACCAAGGGAAAAAGCAAGAAGGATACTTAATATTCCCCTTGATAAAAGAACCATACTCTTTTTAGGAGGGAGTCAAGGTGCTAAAAAACTTATTGAATTATCTTACAAATATTCTGAAATCACAGCGGACACTATACTCACTCTTGCTGGTAAATTTTACGAAGAATATAAAGAAAAATTAAAAAGAGAAAATTTTTATCTTTTTCCTTTTAGAAATGACATGGAAAACTTTTATTCTGCCTGTGATGTTGTAGTATCAAGATCAGGGGCTGGAGCAGTTTTTGAAATTTTAAAAATAAAGAAGAAAGCAATTTTTATTCCATTCCCCTATGCTGTAGATAATCACCAGTATTACAATGCCCTTTTTGCTAAAAGATATGGAACATTTAAAATCCTTATTGAAGAAAAAATGGATCCTTTTATTTTAAAAAAGGAAATAGATGAAATTTTTAAAGAAAAAGAAAACTTTAAAGAATTACCTGACTGGAGAAAAATTTTAAAAAGGGAGATAAAGTCATGTTATTCGTCTATACAGGAATAA
- a CDS encoding FtsW/RodA/SpoVE family cell cycle protein, with product MGERNLILSVFILSLLSFIFLFSSNFYSWIFKGEKVFLETILKILSRNILNVISFLMGIIIPLSFLKSTRFLISWSLLFFLLVPIILDISIKNTYRWITFYDFTIQPSEIFKIGFLLQISNFLSEPKNPLRVSGFLTYFLLALIFLYLIPHFSMIVSIIFVTGTLIFLKGIKFKYFLIAFIILPLLLFSLIFIKKSYVMSRIKSYRSGEVVYQVKQAKIAISRGGIFGVGIGKGKIKYKFLPDLSKDFIFSLIAEETGFLGISILIFIYLVLIKSLIDNALLIEDEFFKTYVLGTVIFTFFNVFVHISVNLGILPVTGVPLPLISYGGSSGITYSFLFGSCYNIIANREILKEEKIELLWSRYS from the coding sequence ATGGGTGAAAGAAATTTAATTTTATCGGTTTTTATACTATCTCTTTTATCCTTTATCTTTCTTTTCTCCTCTAATTTTTATTCCTGGATATTTAAGGGTGAAAAAGTTTTTCTTGAAACAATTTTAAAAATTCTTTCAAGAAATATTTTAAATGTGATTTCCTTTCTTATGGGAATTATTATTCCTTTATCTTTTCTCAAAAGTACAAGATTTTTAATAAGCTGGTCACTTTTATTTTTCCTATTAGTTCCAATTATTTTGGATATCTCAATAAAAAATACATACAGATGGATTACATTTTATGATTTCACAATACAACCTTCAGAAATATTTAAAATTGGATTTTTACTTCAGATTTCCAATTTTTTAAGTGAGCCTAAAAATCCTCTAAGAGTATCAGGTTTTTTAACTTATTTTTTACTTGCCCTTATCTTTCTTTACCTTATACCTCACTTTTCAATGATAGTTTCTATAATATTTGTAACAGGAACACTTATTTTCCTCAAAGGTATAAAATTCAAATACTTTCTAATAGCATTTATTATATTACCTTTATTACTTTTTTCCCTTATATTTATAAAAAAAAGTTATGTGATGAGTAGAATAAAAAGTTATAGGAGCGGGGAAGTAGTATACCAGGTAAAACAGGCAAAAATAGCAATATCAAGAGGGGGAATTTTTGGGGTTGGTATCGGCAAAGGAAAAATTAAATATAAATTTTTACCAGATCTATCAAAGGACTTTATATTTTCTCTAATTGCAGAGGAAACAGGATTTTTGGGTATCTCTATTTTAATTTTTATTTATTTGGTTTTAATTAAAAGTCTAATTGATAATGCTCTTTTAATAGAAGATGAATTTTTTAAAACCTATGTGCTCGGAACTGTTATTTTTACATTTTTCAATGTTTTTGTTCATATTTCTGTAAATCTTGGAATTCTTCCTGTTACAGGTGTACCACTTCCTCTTATTTCCTATGGTGGTTCTTCGGGAATAACTTATTCTTTTTTATTTGGCTCCTGCTACAATATCATTGCAAATAGAGAAATTTTAAAGGAGGAGAAAATAGAGTTATTATGGTCAAGGTATTCATAA